One segment of Nitrososphaerota archaeon DNA contains the following:
- a CDS encoding ribbon-helix-helix domain-containing protein, with product MTRVSKREKKAKYTTVSIPVALHNRIKGLIEGKGFKSVSDYVTFVLREIVSAHESEQIAAPFDAADLERIKRRLKALGYL from the coding sequence ATGACCCGGGTCAGCAAACGCGAGAAGAAGGCAAAGTATACGACTGTTTCGATTCCCGTGGCACTTCACAATCGCATTAAGGGACTTATCGAGGGTAAGGGGTTTAAATCAGTATCAGATTATGTTACATTTGTCCTTCGAGAGATAGTATCCGCTCATGAATCTGAACAAATAGCTGCGCCATTTGACGCGGCAGATTTAGAGCGAATTAAGCGACGTTTGAAGGCTTTAGGATATCTTTAG
- a CDS encoding sulfate adenylyltransferase subunit 2, which translates to MPDLKELENNSIYIIREAYAEFKKPAVLWSTGKDSSAVLWLCRKAFFGKIPFPVIHIDTGYKFKEMYEFRDMIAKEWGMNLIVAQNQTAVKEGVGPKTGKLDCCTSLKTEALKMCVEKYSFDALLLAIRRDEHGIRAKERVFSPRNQSFQWDYRNQPLEMWDKYQSTIEEGFHTRVHPILQWRELDIWEYVMEEGIPVNPLYFSQNGKRYRSLGCEPCTSTINSDAKTIPEIVNELKTTKIAERSGRAQDKEKSFMMQKLRALGYM; encoded by the coding sequence ATGCCTGACTTGAAAGAACTTGAGAACAACAGTATCTACATAATCAGAGAAGCATATGCAGAATTCAAGAAGCCAGCGGTTCTTTGGAGTACTGGTAAAGATAGTTCAGCAGTGCTTTGGCTCTGCCGAAAGGCCTTCTTTGGTAAGATTCCCTTTCCTGTAATACATATCGACACAGGCTATAAGTTCAAAGAAATGTACGAATTTCGAGATATGATTGCTAAGGAGTGGGGGATGAATCTCATTGTGGCGCAAAACCAAACTGCAGTCAAAGAAGGAGTTGGACCTAAAACAGGTAAGTTAGACTGTTGTACATCTTTGAAAACAGAGGCGTTGAAAATGTGTGTGGAGAAATACAGCTTTGATGCATTACTCTTAGCAATTAGACGAGATGAACATGGGATTCGTGCAAAAGAGCGAGTCTTCTCACCTCGGAACCAAAGTTTCCAATGGGACTATCGGAACCAACCCCTTGAGATGTGGGATAAGTATCAGAGTACTATTGAAGAGGGTTTTCACACACGAGTTCATCCGATCCTACAATGGAGGGAACTAGACATCTGGGAGTATGTAATGGAGGAAGGCATTCCAGTTAATCCGTTATACTTCTCCCAAAATGGGAAGCGCTACAGGAGCTTAGGGTGCGAGCCATGCACTTCTACAATTAATTCAGACGCGAAGACAATCCCCGAAATAGTTAATGAATTGAAAACCACAAAAATAGCTGAGCGATCTGGTCGCGCGCAAGATAAAGAGAAGTCCTTTATGATGCAGAAACTGAGAGCTTTAGGGTACATGTGA
- a CDS encoding GTP-binding protein gives MNIDVVVTGHVDHGKSTLIGRLLYDSESIPSERLTEVQKLIQEYKKRFEFAYFIDSFEDEMKEERTIDTTAAIFKGKKNTFTVTDVPGHKEFLKNMLTGASHADVAVSVISAVDGIQEQTRRHLFLLKLIGIKTIFVAVNKMDAIDYNEKQFTTIRSDVKKFLKSIGYLNSTIIPISAMDGENVFKRSELMPWYTGPTLIESLDNVKLNESCQTTRFVVQDIYDVDSKSVVVGRLDSGSLRVGEILFFAPSGVKGEVKQIVVFGRDLDKAEKGDSIGIVTNCHVKRGDVGGLLKNRPNAVKEFLGESVFLEDGVKVGDTLSIRCGTSNVQCKIKEIREKINSETGQVVEESAEKVNEDEAATIVFSTEPVVVEKFSDIPELGRFVLYKDRNIGVGVVLDA, from the coding sequence ATGAATATTGACGTAGTTGTGACCGGACACGTTGACCATGGAAAATCGACCTTAATTGGACGTTTGCTTTACGATTCGGAGAGTATACCAAGCGAGCGATTGACAGAGGTACAGAAGCTAATTCAGGAATACAAGAAACGATTTGAATTTGCATATTTCATTGACTCCTTCGAAGATGAAATGAAGGAGGAGAGAACTATTGATACGACAGCTGCAATCTTTAAAGGAAAGAAGAATACGTTCACGGTAACCGACGTTCCTGGCCACAAGGAATTCTTAAAGAACATGCTAACTGGTGCATCACATGCTGATGTGGCAGTTTCTGTGATATCGGCAGTCGACGGAATTCAGGAGCAGACAAGACGGCATCTTTTTCTTCTAAAACTAATCGGAATTAAAACAATCTTCGTAGCAGTTAACAAGATGGATGCAATAGATTACAACGAAAAACAGTTCACAACCATCAGAAGTGACGTAAAGAAATTCCTTAAATCAATAGGTTATCTAAACTCCACAATTATTCCTATTTCAGCCATGGATGGAGAAAATGTGTTCAAAAGATCGGAGCTAATGCCATGGTATACCGGGCCCACATTAATTGAATCTTTGGACAATGTTAAGTTAAATGAAAGTTGTCAGACAACGAGATTCGTTGTTCAAGACATATATGATGTCGATTCCAAATCTGTAGTTGTGGGGCGCTTGGATTCCGGGAGCCTCCGAGTTGGTGAGATATTATTTTTCGCGCCTTCAGGAGTAAAAGGGGAGGTAAAACAGATAGTTGTCTTTGGGAGAGATTTAGATAAAGCCGAGAAAGGGGACAGCATAGGAATTGTTACCAATTGTCACGTAAAGCGAGGAGACGTAGGAGGCCTGTTGAAGAATCGACCTAACGCTGTTAAAGAATTCCTCGGGGAATCTGTCTTTCTAGAGGATGGAGTAAAGGTAGGGGATACTCTGAGCATACGATGTGGAACTTCTAATGTGCAGTGCAAAATCAAGGAAATTCGAGAAAAGATAAATTCAGAGACTGGACAAGTGGTGGAAGAGTCTGCAGAAAAAGTCAACGAAGATGAGGCCGCAACTATAGTGTTCTCAACTGAGCCCGTTGTAGTAGAAAAATTCTCGGATATTCCTGAGCTAGGACGGTTTGTGCTTTATAAAGATAGAAATATTGGTGTCGGAGTTGTATTAGATGCCTGA
- a CDS encoding alkaline phosphatase family protein — protein sequence MPDGTFFVLGIDAATFGIICPNLRRLKNFEKLLRIGKSKELILEEIPISPSVWCGMFSGKLPEEHNHKSYVVNGKIRVREDINVEFVWDILTKQGRDIRAINVPFVVPPYSFKSDFTPIGFGLPTTEKEWEEELEKVTKYAKELLVEKPDALIVVYTLLDRIQHFHWGDKCVVDWYQKLDEKLGELLFDTGFLSNDQNHLIIISDHGFCSFGEAKVKTLPEETGYGKLKGDHSERAMLITVNVTHNINRPQDVFFAVKNGINNLS from the coding sequence ATGCCTGATGGTACATTCTTTGTGCTAGGAATCGATGCCGCTACCTTTGGAATAATTTGCCCAAACTTAAGACGATTAAAGAACTTTGAAAAGCTATTACGAATCGGGAAAAGTAAGGAACTTATTCTAGAGGAGATACCAATTTCGCCATCAGTCTGGTGCGGAATGTTTTCTGGTAAACTTCCAGAGGAACATAACCACAAAAGCTATGTAGTTAACGGAAAGATTCGAGTAAGAGAAGATATCAATGTCGAGTTTGTTTGGGATATACTCACTAAGCAAGGGAGAGATATCCGAGCTATAAATGTGCCATTTGTTGTACCGCCCTACTCTTTCAAATCTGATTTTACACCTATTGGTTTTGGCTTGCCGACCACCGAGAAAGAATGGGAGGAGGAGCTCGAGAAAGTTACTAAATATGCAAAGGAATTACTTGTTGAAAAGCCAGATGCGCTTATTGTAGTTTATACGCTGTTAGATAGAATTCAACACTTCCATTGGGGAGATAAATGTGTGGTTGATTGGTATCAGAAATTAGATGAGAAATTGGGAGAACTATTATTTGACACAGGCTTCCTATCTAACGATCAGAACCACTTGATTATAATTTCTGACCACGGTTTTTGCTCGTTTGGGGAGGCTAAGGTTAAGACCTTACCAGAGGAAACTGGGTATGGAAAGCTTAAGGGAGATCACTCAGAGCGAGCAATGCTAATAACCGTGAATGTTACACATAACATCAATAGGCCACAAGACGTTTTTTTCGCAGTCAAAAATGGAATAAACAATTTATCCTAA